A single window of Anaerocolumna chitinilytica DNA harbors:
- a CDS encoding Rossmann-fold NAD(P)-binding domain-containing protein has product MGYKVAIEGEADSFREVLVKEFLKADVNEAEKDEDVDILVYCINPPSCDEFDYDALLKAYENTALELLRKTSKYLPRLDRGRKKRLCFITSIESSINNTRTSDHWERIISAACNMAVKTLFNRLSPSGYTFRVYGVMDFKDLTEASYAVSYILQDRSLEEESWQHSDEKRIVIRDKEEREYSW; this is encoded by the coding sequence ATGGGATACAAGGTAGCAATAGAAGGAGAAGCAGATTCTTTCAGGGAAGTACTTGTAAAAGAGTTTTTGAAAGCCGATGTGAATGAGGCAGAAAAAGATGAGGATGTGGATATTCTGGTGTATTGTATCAATCCGCCTTCCTGTGATGAGTTTGATTATGATGCTCTTTTAAAGGCATATGAAAATACAGCGCTGGAGCTATTAAGAAAGACTTCGAAATACCTGCCACGTTTAGACAGGGGAAGGAAAAAGAGGCTTTGTTTTATTACCTCCATAGAGTCCAGTATTAATAATACAAGAACCAGTGACCACTGGGAGAGAATTATTTCCGCTGCCTGTAATATGGCAGTTAAAACTCTGTTTAACAGGCTGAGCCCCTCAGGTTATACCTTTCGGGTATATGGAGTGATGGACTTTAAAGATTTGACAGAAGCATCTTATGCTGTAAGTTATATACTACAGGACAGAAGCCTGGAAGAGGAATCCTGGCAGCATTCCGATGAGAAAAGGATTGTTATCAGGGATAAGGAGGAAAGAGAATACTCTTGGTAA
- a CDS encoding alpha-L-rhamnosidase, producing the protein MRITDMKCNRIINPLGFELDEPVLSWIVETEEAKLQKACRIVVAEDEGFSSIVFDSNEREELSGIGVPLPIELKPRTRYFWKVHVWTDAGEAKSDIAWFETAKLDEAWEAKWITPDTEDTSVHPIIRKNFNISKEVASARLYISGLGLYEAEVNGSRVSDEYFAPYCNDYNDWIQYQTFDVTKLLTQGENCLAALLGNGWYKGRFGFSGRQEGYYGDRFLLISELVIQYTDGTMEKICSDESFLSTSSHITKSNIYDGEAQDANKYIKGWSETSLSIADWQKVRVWDKDTGLLEARRSLPVIIKEKRKPVKVIHTPKGETVLDMGQNMVGFIQFKVQAPKGTRIWLQYGEEMQEGCFYRENLRTAKAEFEYVSDGEASEVRPYFTFYGFRYVKVEGLGEEINPEDFTGCVIYSDLERTGNIETSNPMINRLFLNALWGQKGNFLDVPTDCPQRDERMGWTGDAQMFSGTACFNMDCDAFFRKFLYDLAKEQANYNGVVPHTVPSFGFINTQDGEDFAAGNSSAWADVATIIPWNLYLYYGDKSALRKQFDSMKAYVDSIRRKDDGSRLWNSGFHFGDWVALDGKSEYDTFGGTPRDIIATAYYAYSSELVGKAAGVLGMKAMEEEYLQLSKEIKAAFTEEFVSPRGRLVADTQTSYILPLFMNLIPNELRGRVLEDLCRNLKENNYFLKTGFVGTPYLCRVLSENGHNDIAYKLLLNEEYPSWIYEIKLGATTIWERWNSLLPDGKFGELGMNSLNHYAYGSIVEWMYRNMCGINPTEEYPGFQKIKLKPYPDKRISQVKASLKTAAGSYESGWSYEEDGLHYNILIPFNAQAEFLVDETEEDKIIVNGIALKDSDLSYDKKESGLNILLAAGRYQIIRLDAK; encoded by the coding sequence ATGAGAATAACAGATATGAAATGCAATCGCATAATCAACCCGCTGGGGTTTGAATTAGACGAACCTGTACTTAGCTGGATTGTTGAGACAGAAGAAGCTAAATTGCAGAAAGCCTGCCGTATTGTAGTGGCAGAAGACGAAGGATTTTCCTCAATCGTTTTTGACAGCAATGAAAGGGAGGAGTTAAGCGGTATTGGGGTTCCTTTGCCAATAGAGTTAAAGCCCCGGACCAGATATTTCTGGAAGGTTCACGTTTGGACGGATGCCGGAGAGGCTAAGAGTGATATTGCCTGGTTTGAAACTGCTAAACTTGACGAAGCCTGGGAGGCCAAATGGATTACTCCGGATACCGAGGATACATCCGTGCACCCTATTATCAGAAAGAATTTCAATATATCAAAAGAAGTAGCGTCTGCCAGACTCTATATTAGCGGCTTAGGTTTATATGAGGCAGAGGTGAATGGCAGCAGGGTCAGTGATGAATATTTTGCACCTTATTGTAATGATTATAATGACTGGATTCAGTATCAGACCTTTGATGTAACGAAGCTATTAACCCAGGGGGAGAACTGTCTGGCTGCCCTTCTTGGAAATGGCTGGTATAAGGGACGTTTTGGGTTTAGCGGCAGACAAGAGGGATATTACGGGGATCGCTTCTTATTAATAAGTGAACTTGTAATTCAATATACCGATGGTACCATGGAAAAAATCTGTTCCGATGAAAGTTTTCTTTCTACTTCCTCCCATATCACAAAGAGCAATATCTATGATGGAGAAGCACAGGATGCCAACAAGTACATAAAAGGCTGGTCAGAGACTTCCCTTTCAATAGCAGACTGGCAGAAGGTCAGAGTATGGGATAAGGACACCGGGCTTTTAGAAGCTAGAAGAAGTCTTCCTGTTATCATAAAAGAAAAACGTAAGCCGGTTAAAGTTATTCATACTCCAAAAGGGGAAACTGTTCTTGATATGGGTCAGAACATGGTAGGCTTTATTCAATTTAAAGTACAGGCACCTAAGGGTACACGTATCTGGCTTCAATACGGAGAAGAGATGCAGGAAGGGTGCTTCTACAGGGAGAATCTGCGTACTGCCAAAGCAGAGTTTGAATATGTATCCGATGGAGAAGCCTCAGAAGTCAGGCCTTATTTTACCTTCTATGGATTTCGTTATGTAAAGGTTGAAGGATTGGGAGAAGAAATAAATCCCGAGGATTTTACCGGATGTGTTATCTATTCCGATCTTGAAAGAACAGGAAATATCGAGACTTCCAATCCAATGATTAACCGTCTTTTCTTAAATGCCTTATGGGGGCAGAAAGGAAACTTTCTGGATGTTCCCACAGATTGTCCTCAGCGTGACGAGAGAATGGGCTGGACAGGAGATGCCCAGATGTTCTCCGGGACTGCATGTTTTAATATGGATTGTGATGCTTTCTTTCGAAAGTTCTTATATGATCTGGCAAAGGAACAGGCCAATTATAATGGAGTCGTTCCTCATACAGTACCAAGCTTCGGTTTTATAAATACGCAGGATGGAGAGGATTTTGCAGCAGGAAATTCCAGTGCTTGGGCTGATGTGGCAACGATTATTCCCTGGAACCTATACTTGTATTACGGAGATAAGAGTGCTTTAAGAAAACAATTTGACAGCATGAAAGCCTATGTTGACAGCATCCGAAGAAAGGATGACGGCAGCAGGCTCTGGAACAGCGGATTTCACTTTGGAGACTGGGTAGCTTTGGATGGCAAAAGCGAGTATGACACCTTTGGCGGAACACCAAGAGATATCATAGCTACCGCATATTATGCCTATTCCTCTGAGCTGGTTGGAAAAGCTGCAGGAGTACTAGGAATGAAAGCGATGGAAGAGGAGTATTTGCAGCTATCAAAGGAAATAAAGGCAGCATTTACAGAAGAATTCGTATCACCAAGAGGAAGGCTGGTGGCAGATACTCAGACATCTTATATTCTGCCGCTGTTTATGAACCTGATACCGAATGAGCTTAGAGGCAGGGTGCTGGAAGATCTTTGCAGGAATCTGAAAGAAAATAATTATTTTCTAAAGACAGGTTTTGTTGGAACTCCTTATTTATGCAGAGTTTTATCGGAGAATGGGCATAATGATATTGCGTATAAGCTGTTACTCAATGAAGAATATCCAAGCTGGATATATGAAATAAAGCTTGGTGCAACCACTATCTGGGAGAGGTGGAACTCCTTGCTTCCTGACGGAAAATTCGGTGAGCTGGGGATGAATTCCCTGAATCACTATGCTTACGGTTCTATCGTAGAGTGGATGTACCGCAATATGTGCGGGATAAATCCCACAGAAGAGTATCCGGGCTTTCAAAAAATCAAGCTGAAACCCTATCCGGATAAACGAATCAGTCAGGTAAAGGCATCCCTTAAGACGGCAGCCGGAAGTTATGAGAGCGGTTGGAGTTATGAAGAAGATGGTCTTCATTACAATATATTGATTCCTTTTAATGCACAAGCTGAGTTTCTGGTAGATGAGACGGAGGAAGATAAAATTATCGTGAATGGTATAGCTCTAAAGGATTCAGACTTATCTTATGATAAGAAAGAGTCAGGACTAAACATTCTCCTGGCTGCCGGCAGATATCAGATAATACGTTTGGATGCGAAGTAA
- the uraA gene encoding uracil permease gives MEKRRIIQVEEKVEPKLLIPLSLQHMFAMFGASVLVPIIFNINPAVVLLMNGIGTLLFILITKGKAPAYLGSSFAFLGPAGIVISQWGYPFALGGFIVVGFALCVLSLIIYKFGVKWIDVVLPAAAMGPVVALIGLELAKTAAETGGVVSTSPDVPIEPKNVLVFLVTLAVAVLGNVLFRKFFAVIPILIAIVAGYITALFAKVITISDLSKAVHVPFFHMPNFQLPQFKIEAIIMILPVILVLASEHIGHQIVTSKIVDRDLLKNPGLHRSLLADGISTMLSGFVGSVPTTTYGENIGVMAMTKVYSVQVIAGAAIISILSAFIGPVAELIRTIPGPVIGGISFLLYGTIGASGIRVMVDGQVDYSRSRNLVLTSVIFITGLSGVTLQFGKVTLTGMVLSSIVGMGLSLLFYAFEKLHMMNDQQ, from the coding sequence GTGGAAAAACGAAGAATTATTCAAGTTGAAGAAAAGGTAGAGCCGAAGCTACTGATACCTCTATCACTGCAGCACATGTTTGCAATGTTCGGTGCATCTGTTTTAGTTCCTATTATTTTCAATATCAATCCCGCAGTCGTACTGTTGATGAATGGTATTGGTACTCTACTATTTATTCTTATTACAAAAGGCAAAGCTCCCGCGTATCTCGGTTCTAGCTTTGCTTTTCTTGGGCCCGCTGGTATTGTTATTTCTCAATGGGGTTATCCATTTGCACTGGGAGGTTTTATTGTAGTTGGTTTTGCACTATGTGTCTTATCTCTCATTATTTACAAGTTCGGTGTCAAATGGATTGATGTAGTTCTTCCCGCCGCTGCCATGGGACCTGTCGTTGCTCTCATTGGTCTCGAATTAGCAAAAACAGCCGCAGAAACAGGCGGTGTTGTCTCCACTTCTCCTGATGTTCCGATTGAACCTAAGAATGTTCTTGTATTTCTTGTAACTCTTGCTGTTGCCGTGTTAGGTAATGTACTCTTCCGTAAATTCTTTGCTGTAATCCCCATATTAATTGCAATTGTTGCCGGATACATTACAGCACTTTTTGCAAAAGTAATAACCATCTCCGATCTTAGCAAGGCAGTTCATGTTCCTTTCTTTCATATGCCCAACTTCCAATTACCCCAATTTAAAATTGAAGCTATCATTATGATCCTGCCTGTAATTTTAGTACTTGCATCTGAACATATTGGACATCAGATTGTTACCAGTAAGATTGTTGATAGGGACTTGTTAAAGAATCCCGGTTTGCACCGTTCTCTTTTAGCTGATGGTATTTCAACAATGCTCTCCGGTTTTGTTGGCTCCGTTCCTACTACTACATATGGTGAGAATATCGGAGTTATGGCTATGACAAAGGTTTATTCCGTACAGGTTATTGCAGGAGCTGCTATAATTTCCATCCTTTCCGCATTTATCGGTCCCGTAGCAGAATTGATTCGTACAATTCCCGGCCCTGTAATCGGTGGAATCTCCTTCCTATTATATGGTACAATCGGAGCTTCCGGTATCCGTGTAATGGTAGACGGACAGGTGGATTACAGCCGCAGCCGCAACCTGGTTCTGACCTCTGTTATTTTTATAACCGGTCTGTCAGGTGTTACATTACAGTTTGGTAAAGTTACCTTAACCGGTATGGTTCTTTCCAGTATTGTTGGTATGGGATTATCTCTTCTCTTCTATGCATTTGAGAAGTTACACATGATGAACGACCAGCAGTAA
- a CDS encoding ThuA domain-containing protein, which translates to MIDVLLLCDDLWHPAEVVELGIEPLKKHYNITLVKSAKDILTPEMISKYPVIICCKGNVVNSANTAPWFEEGVTEVCPKELKEYVANGGGFLSLHSGNTSRQGDAYTEFVGNYFVGHPPRCSVEVKPVKEHPINENVKDFTIRDEHYNIAVTAPDAEVFLKTYSETGGEQIGGYSRTIGEGRLCVLTPGHTLSAWQQEDFLQLLCNSINWCAGII; encoded by the coding sequence ATGATTGATGTATTATTGTTGTGTGATGACCTTTGGCATCCTGCCGAAGTTGTGGAACTGGGTATCGAACCACTTAAGAAGCATTATAACATTACCTTAGTGAAGTCTGCCAAGGATATCCTTACCCCGGAAATGATTTCAAAATACCCTGTAATTATCTGTTGTAAAGGTAATGTCGTGAACTCCGCCAACACAGCTCCCTGGTTTGAAGAAGGTGTTACCGAGGTCTGCCCGAAGGAATTGAAAGAATATGTTGCTAATGGAGGCGGTTTTCTTTCCCTTCATTCCGGTAATACCTCCAGGCAAGGAGATGCCTATACAGAGTTTGTAGGCAATTATTTTGTAGGACATCCTCCCCGCTGCAGTGTGGAAGTAAAACCTGTTAAGGAACACCCTATCAATGAAAATGTCAAGGATTTTACAATAAGAGACGAGCATTATAATATTGCTGTAACCGCTCCTGATGCAGAGGTCTTTTTAAAGACTTATTCTGAGACCGGCGGGGAACAGATTGGCGGTTATAGCCGCACCATTGGGGAAGGCCGTTTATGTGTGCTTACTCCCGGACATACCTTAAGTGCCTGGCAGCAGGAAGACTTTTTACAACTGCTGTGTAATAGTATTAATTGGTGTGCCGGAATAATCTAG
- a CDS encoding LysR family transcriptional regulator has translation MTLRHFQIFVAVCDTMNMTAAASGMFMSQSAVSQAVAEMEEYYNVRLFERLSKRLHLTQAGEKLLGYARHIIGLNIAAEKELRTLSEHERVRIGASVTIGSCVLPKLVADFKRKAPGLKIEVTEDNTTKIEQMIITDRLDIGLVEGEIVSQDIISKPMAEDLLVLICSNQHPFSQRGVIEPKELEGENFILREVGSGTRKTFEDVMAGNGLNWTASWTCSNADTIKMAVAEGLGISVISKRAVEKEAREGLFQIVNMNGLAFKRQFKLVYHKNKYLTEAIKNFIDFCDIEQ, from the coding sequence ATGACATTAAGACATTTTCAGATATTTGTAGCTGTTTGTGATACTATGAATATGACAGCGGCAGCCTCCGGTATGTTTATGTCGCAATCAGCCGTAAGTCAGGCGGTAGCAGAAATGGAAGAATACTATAATGTACGACTTTTTGAAAGACTGTCAAAAAGATTGCACCTTACTCAAGCTGGTGAAAAACTGCTAGGATATGCCAGGCATATTATTGGACTTAACATTGCAGCAGAGAAGGAACTACGCACCTTAAGCGAACATGAGAGGGTGAGGATTGGTGCCAGTGTGACTATCGGGTCCTGTGTTCTGCCGAAACTGGTGGCTGACTTTAAGCGGAAAGCACCAGGATTAAAAATAGAAGTTACAGAGGATAATACTACAAAAATTGAGCAGATGATAATAACAGACAGGCTTGATATAGGTCTTGTAGAAGGTGAGATTGTATCACAGGATATTATCAGTAAACCTATGGCTGAGGATCTTTTGGTTCTGATATGTTCCAACCAGCATCCTTTTTCACAGCGCGGGGTTATCGAACCTAAGGAACTTGAAGGAGAGAACTTCATTCTAAGGGAAGTAGGAAGCGGAACCAGAAAGACCTTTGAAGATGTTATGGCTGGAAATGGGTTGAATTGGACAGCAAGCTGGACCTGCAGCAATGCAGATACAATCAAAATGGCAGTGGCAGAAGGTCTGGGAATCTCTGTAATCTCAAAAAGGGCTGTTGAAAAAGAGGCCAGGGAAGGTCTCTTTCAGATTGTGAATATGAATGGTCTAGCCTTTAAGCGTCAATTTAAACTGGTGTACCATAAAAATAAATATCTGACAGAAGCGATAAAAAACTTTATTGATTTTTGTGATATAGAGCAGTAG
- a CDS encoding MFS transporter, translating to MSHTKNHNSNTADPSRLTPRLRAILAVVLIADMLDLMDSTITNIAAPSIVTSIGGGESLIKWLGAAYALAIGVLLVVGGRLGDRYGKRKLFLIGIAGFTAASAFCGLSVSPAMIIIGRLVQGSFGALLIPQGISILMATFSPAQFPSAVSAFGPVMSISSVLGPILAGLIIQANIAGLGWRPMFLMNILLGLIGFITGIWLLPKDKGNPNEKLDMIGSLLLGIAMFGMIYGLIEGSAEGWQSIQIIILIAGVIFLALFALHLRHAENPLIKPSLFGNKGFTSGLLLGLAFFAAVNGLSYLISLFFQLGLKLSPYQTALYMTPMAVGIVISSLICRPLLNKLGRKLVVIGLMLTLAGAVGLAFSILYLIDGNSALITIPFILIVGAGMGACFSSIYEVALGDISHEEAGSASGSLSAVQQLAAAIGSALVTTLFFRLQLKAGDTKAMVISVFVVASIVCLCLLLVWLLPKNAPAEEFQ from the coding sequence ATGTCACATACAAAAAATCATAACTCCAACACAGCAGACCCGTCACGTCTTACCCCCAGGCTCCGTGCGATTCTGGCTGTTGTATTAATTGCAGATATGCTCGATTTGATGGATTCTACCATCACCAATATTGCTGCTCCTTCCATCGTTACCAGTATCGGCGGCGGAGAGTCCCTCATCAAGTGGCTTGGTGCCGCTTATGCCCTTGCTATCGGTGTTTTACTGGTTGTTGGCGGACGCCTCGGTGACAGATATGGAAAGCGCAAATTGTTTTTAATAGGTATTGCCGGCTTTACAGCAGCATCTGCCTTCTGCGGATTGTCCGTAAGCCCTGCCATGATAATTATAGGCCGTTTGGTACAGGGAAGCTTCGGAGCTTTATTGATTCCTCAGGGTATCAGTATCCTGATGGCCACCTTTTCACCTGCACAGTTTCCCAGTGCAGTCAGTGCTTTTGGTCCGGTAATGAGTATTTCCTCCGTACTAGGCCCCATACTGGCTGGTCTAATTATCCAAGCCAACATAGCTGGTCTTGGCTGGCGTCCCATGTTCCTAATGAATATTTTACTGGGTCTCATTGGATTTATAACCGGTATATGGCTTCTGCCAAAAGATAAGGGGAATCCCAATGAAAAGCTTGATATGATTGGCTCCCTGCTACTAGGTATCGCTATGTTTGGTATGATATACGGACTTATAGAAGGCTCCGCAGAGGGCTGGCAATCCATACAGATTATAATCCTGATAGCCGGTGTTATATTTTTGGCCCTTTTTGCACTTCATCTTCGACATGCAGAAAATCCGCTTATCAAGCCTTCTCTCTTTGGTAACAAAGGTTTTACATCGGGGTTACTTTTAGGGCTTGCCTTTTTTGCCGCGGTTAATGGTTTATCCTACCTTATCTCCTTATTCTTTCAGCTTGGGTTAAAATTATCCCCCTATCAGACAGCACTTTATATGACACCAATGGCCGTGGGCATTGTTATTTCTTCTCTTATTTGCCGCCCCTTGTTAAATAAACTGGGTCGCAAGCTGGTTGTAATCGGACTTATGCTGACACTTGCAGGAGCTGTAGGATTGGCTTTTAGCATCTTATATCTGATAGATGGAAATAGCGCATTGATAACCATACCATTCATTCTAATTGTCGGTGCCGGTATGGGTGCCTGCTTTAGCAGTATCTATGAAGTTGCTCTTGGAGATATTTCTCACGAAGAAGCCGGAAGCGCCAGCGGTTCCCTAAGTGCCGTACAGCAGCTTGCCGCCGCTATCGGTTCTGCACTGGTTACAACCCTCTTCTTCCGACTACAGTTAAAGGCAGGCGATACCAAAGCTATGGTAATCAGTGTTTTCGTTGTCGCTTCTATTGTGTGCCTATGCCTCCTGCTGGTATGGCTTCTGCCAAAGAATGCTCCGGCAGAGGAATTTCAGTAA
- a CDS encoding SDR family NAD(P)-dependent oxidoreductase, which yields MKKTVVITGADRGLGLALVREFLIKDYLVFAGQYMSEWGELGELKKEYEESLCLLPLDVSKDSSVQAAVCMVKEKADSLDMLINNAGIAGGAGDIYELGDLNKGLAMFNTNSLGPLRMVHAFLPLLERGEGKRLCFVSSEAGSISVCHRTDGFVYPMSKTALNMAVRLLFEELYPKGYSFRLFHPGWVKSYMTGTKSTEGKFEPEESAASASKFFTENLMQEDVLRMYDNEFTVWPF from the coding sequence ATGAAAAAAACTGTAGTAATTACTGGCGCTGATAGAGGATTGGGACTGGCACTGGTTAGAGAATTTTTAATAAAAGATTATCTTGTTTTTGCAGGTCAGTATATGAGTGAATGGGGAGAGCTTGGAGAGCTAAAGAAGGAATATGAAGAAAGTCTTTGTCTATTGCCTCTGGATGTTTCCAAAGATTCCTCCGTACAAGCTGCTGTTTGTATGGTAAAAGAAAAGGCGGATTCGCTGGATATGCTTATAAATAATGCTGGAATTGCCGGCGGCGCCGGGGATATTTATGAACTGGGAGATTTAAACAAGGGTTTGGCTATGTTCAATACCAATTCTCTTGGTCCTTTACGTATGGTTCATGCCTTTTTACCCTTATTGGAGAGGGGAGAAGGAAAGAGATTGTGTTTTGTTTCTTCAGAAGCCGGAAGCATCAGCGTGTGCCACCGTACAGATGGTTTTGTATACCCAATGTCAAAGACAGCCTTAAATATGGCAGTACGCTTATTGTTTGAAGAGTTATATCCAAAGGGTTATTCCTTCCGCTTATTCCATCCCGGTTGGGTAAAATCCTATATGACCGGGACTAAAAGCACGGAAGGGAAATTCGAACCGGAGGAATCTGCTGCTTCTGCCAGTAAGTTCTTTACAGAAAACTTAATGCAGGAAGATGTGCTTCGGATGTATGATAATGAATTCACCGTTTGGCCATTCTAA
- a CDS encoding AraC family transcriptional regulator: MNIIPVYRDTGEKLFENGNSIYINNIIEGSEPHLHAHEFIEISYVASGSGVHILGDKEYRVNKGDLFLINYHIPHEFRSFQPSDAEPINVYNCVFKPEFIDINLLDYKDFKDVIQYLSFRSIFSLNPDNVDDLKLSEGENPALENIYKKMLKEFTAKEDGYIELLRVYLIELLIQIFRSMKASIHKKTDMMSHHASLMEQSIQYLKSNYKVNVKLSELASLSFLSPTYYCKLFKDYTGVTISEYIQKLRIEEACNLLMTTDLKVIAVAQKIGYSDIKHFNEVFKKLTGTTPSAYKKSH; the protein is encoded by the coding sequence ATGAACATAATTCCAGTCTACCGGGATACCGGGGAGAAACTATTTGAGAATGGTAATTCTATCTATATAAATAATATTATTGAAGGTTCTGAACCGCACTTACATGCCCATGAGTTCATAGAGATATCCTATGTTGCCTCCGGATCAGGTGTCCACATTCTGGGTGATAAAGAATATCGAGTTAATAAAGGTGACCTATTTCTTATTAATTATCATATTCCCCATGAGTTTCGTTCTTTTCAGCCTTCTGATGCAGAACCTATCAACGTGTATAATTGTGTATTTAAGCCGGAGTTTATTGATATTAACCTTCTAGACTACAAAGATTTTAAGGATGTAATACAATATCTCTCCTTTCGCTCCATTTTCTCACTAAATCCAGACAATGTAGATGATCTGAAGTTATCAGAAGGAGAGAATCCTGCTTTAGAAAACATATACAAAAAGATGTTAAAAGAATTCACAGCAAAGGAAGACGGGTATATTGAGCTTTTACGGGTTTACCTGATAGAGCTCCTGATTCAGATATTCCGGTCCATGAAAGCTTCGATCCACAAAAAAACTGACATGATGTCTCATCATGCCAGCCTTATGGAACAGTCCATACAGTACTTAAAATCCAATTATAAAGTCAATGTTAAGTTATCTGAGCTTGCTTCCCTATCCTTTTTAAGCCCAACTTACTATTGTAAACTGTTTAAAGATTATACCGGTGTAACCATTTCCGAATATATTCAAAAACTTCGAATTGAAGAAGCCTGTAATTTATTAATGACTACTGATTTAAAAGTGATAGCTGTTGCTCAGAAAATAGGCTACAGTGATATCAAGCATTTTAACGAAGTTTTTAAAAAGCTGACTGGAACAACACCAAGTGCTTATAAGAAATCCCATTAA
- a CDS encoding sensor domain-containing diguanylate cyclase encodes MIKRHTIASTVMIITICIVISIFFWVSYQHINDVYQEETKLSITNMRKLFLKDTVNNIIREIAADRENKREDYKRSIELRYQTLSYEPSLSDKEYKDYFIHWFSADYSKDISQNEWTVLLWNNNTEEVLYDPARLHNGDISETLKRVKPLLSYYRVIVHGEVFGLIGVSRNYIDNKVKEEMADKIRKLRFENGSYVWVNEIINYHGGDNYAIRLVHPNLPGTEGMHLSTSMTDIKGNHPYSEELQGVKLYGELFFTYYFKELHSSEVSEKLTYAKLYKDYNWVIDMGIPLDDIRKYIDRTNKKSMETVRSQMISLISLMVIVVGCSLILFLILERLYTKRIRKQMELEMKKDILSKANSRRYGTIELTRAFKAFKKNRRRDTAIVLFDVDNFKGINDTYGHDVGDKVLTEIVNKVYQVIRSSDSLIRWGGDEFVGIFRGLTEENAVYICEKVVSAVAGLKIQQGEDYINPTISLGIAYFNKKDNSFEEVLKRADAAMYMSKKAGKNKASLID; translated from the coding sequence ATGATTAAAAGGCATACGATTGCCAGTACCGTAATGATAATTACCATATGTATAGTAATCAGCATTTTCTTCTGGGTATCGTACCAGCATATTAATGATGTGTATCAGGAAGAAACCAAGCTTTCTATTACAAATATGCGCAAGCTGTTTCTGAAGGACACCGTAAATAATATCATTCGGGAGATAGCCGCAGACAGGGAGAACAAAAGAGAAGATTATAAAAGGAGTATTGAGCTAAGATATCAGACCCTTTCTTACGAGCCCAGTTTGTCTGATAAGGAATATAAGGATTATTTTATCCATTGGTTCAGTGCGGATTATTCAAAGGACATCAGCCAAAATGAGTGGACGGTGCTTTTATGGAATAATAATACGGAAGAAGTTCTCTATGATCCCGCACGTCTTCATAACGGGGATATCAGTGAGACATTAAAACGGGTAAAACCATTACTATCCTATTACCGTGTCATTGTACATGGTGAAGTGTTTGGGTTAATCGGAGTCAGCAGGAATTACATTGATAATAAAGTGAAAGAAGAAATGGCTGATAAAATCAGAAAGCTGCGGTTTGAGAACGGCTCTTATGTATGGGTAAATGAAATAATTAATTACCATGGAGGCGATAACTATGCCATCCGGCTGGTGCATCCCAATCTCCCAGGCACAGAAGGCATGCATCTCTCAACAAGTATGACAGATATCAAAGGAAATCACCCCTATTCCGAAGAACTCCAGGGGGTTAAACTATACGGAGAGCTGTTTTTTACTTATTATTTTAAAGAATTACACAGCAGTGAAGTCTCAGAAAAACTGACCTATGCCAAGCTGTACAAGGATTATAACTGGGTAATTGATATGGGCATTCCCTTGGATGATATCAGGAAGTATATTGACCGCACCAACAAAAAAAGTATGGAAACCGTCAGAAGCCAGATGATATCCTTAATATCCTTAATGGTTATTGTTGTTGGGTGCAGTCTTATTCTTTTCTTAATTTTAGAGAGGCTTTATACAAAACGTATCAGAAAACAGATGGAACTGGAGATGAAGAAGGATATCCTGTCAAAAGCCAACAGCAGAAGATATGGTACCATAGAACTGACAAGAGCATTTAAAGCATTTAAGAAAAACAGAAGAAGAGATACAGCAATCGTTTTATTTGATGTGGATAATTTTAAAGGAATTAATGATACTTATGGACATGATGTGGGAGATAAGGTGCTTACGGAGATTGTAAATAAGGTCTACCAGGTAATACGAAGTTCCGATAGTCTGATACGCTGGGGTGGTGATGAATTCGTTGGTATCTTTAGAGGGCTTACGGAAGAGAATGCGGTTTATATCTGCGAGAAGGTGGTTAGTGCAGTAGCAGGCCTAAAGATACAGCAAGGTGAAGATTATATCAACCCTACCATATCTCTTGGAATCGCTTATTTTAATAAGAAGGACAACAGTTTTGAAGAAGTTCTAAAACGAGCCGATGCCGCAATGTATATGTCCAAAAAAGCTGGAAAGAACAAGGCAAGCCTGATAGATTAA